The DNA region TTACTTCTTTCGCTAATCACCGTATGAATCTTAGCAATATCAGACCGGTAAATCCCAATCTCATGGGGCTTTTGCAGTTTTCCAATCTTAACATCGCTACGCAAATGCAGCAGCTTATTATATGAATCCTCAAGTTTACGATTCAGCTCTTCGTCAGTCATATTTCTTAAATCCTTAACTTTCATATCATCTCTCTCTTTACAAACTTACATTTTATAGGCAGCTTATCTGAGGCCAACTTAAAAGCTTGGCGAGCTAAATCTTCTGGAACACCTTCAAGCTCAAAAACAACTCTTCCTCTTTTAACAACAGCCACCCAGCTCTCAACCGTACCCTTACCTTTACCCATTCTGGTCTCAAGCGGTTTCTTTGTCACAGGTTTATCCGGAAACATCCTAATCCAGAGTTTACCACCGCGTCTAAGCCGCCTCATAATGGCAACACGTCCAGCCTCTATCTGTCTATTTGTAATCCAGTTATTTTCTAATGCCTGAAGTCCAAACTCTCCAAACGCTATCTTAGTAGCACCTTTAGATACCCCTTTACGTCTTCCACGCTGAGTTTTGCGATATTTTACTCTCTTAGGCATTAAAACCATGGCTTAAGACTCCCCTCTTACTGCTTCTTTTTCTAAAA from Candidatus Kaelpia aquatica includes:
- the rpmC gene encoding 50S ribosomal protein L29; protein product: MKVKDLRNMTDEELNRKLEDSYNKLLHLRSDVKIGKLQKPHEIGIYRSDIAKIHTVISERSKEKKSEV
- the rplP gene encoding 50S ribosomal protein L16, which translates into the protein MVLMPKRVKYRKTQRGRRKGVSKGATKIAFGEFGLQALENNWITNRQIEAGRVAIMRRLRRGGKLWIRMFPDKPVTKKPLETRMGKGKGTVESWVAVVKRGRVVFELEGVPEDLARQAFKLASDKLPIKCKFVKREMI